The genomic segment CACCGTGTATTGGACGTAGGAATAGCCGGTGGTGAGATCGGTTACAAATCCGTCCAAGAACTGCTTCCAGCTCAGTTCGCCCAGTTTATAAGCAATTCCGTAGTTTTGAAATCCATCGTACACACCTGGAATGACCCTTGCATCAGGACTGGTCGCTCCGTACCACATGCCAATGGGTAGATCAACGAGAAACGCCTGTACACGTCCCGAACGCAATGCCAGGAATTGCTGATCGACTGTTGCGAAACTTGCAACGCGGGCGTTCGGTGCCATGCGCTTGACCAGATCGATCTGCTCAGGGACAGTCAGGGTCGCGATGGTCACGTCCGCACTATCAAGGTCGGCAAACGACTTGATCTTCGAATCCTTGCGAACCACCACTGTCATTCCCGTGTCAAAGTAACGGGGCGTGAAGCCCACACGCACCAAGCGTTCAGGCGTGATGGTGGCAAATTGTGCCACCATGTCAACCTGATCAGTCTGCAGCGCGGTCCAGCGTGCCTCGTTGCCCAACAGGACAAATTTCACCTTCTGCGGGTCACCAAACAGTGCTTTCGCGATCAGGCGGCTCATATCGACATCGAAGCCCTGCAGTTCGCCTTTCTCATCCTTGAAGCCAAAAGGTGGACTGGAACCTGTGGTACCCACAATCAAATAACCGCGTTTCAATACGTCTGCCAGCTTGTCCGCATGTGCCAGCGAAGTAAAACACATGCCCAACAGCGTCAGAACGGCTACCAAGCACTGGCAGATTGCCTTGAATTTCATGATGAACCTCGAACAGTTGATTTATTTCACGGTGCTCATGGCTTGAGCGGGTTCTTTAACTTGCCATTTTTTCACCTCCACTGCGAGCATGAAAGCGGGAAAGAAACTTGCGTAAGCGTTCCGTATTCGGTTGCGCCAATAGCGCGTCCGGCCTTCCTTCTTCCACCAATTGACCTTCTTCCATAAAAATCACGTGGTCGGCCACGTCCTGTGCAAAGTGGATTTCATGGGTCACGCACACCATCGTTAGCCCTCTTTGCTTCAGGTCACGGATTACCTCAAGCACCTCACCAACGAGCTCTGGATCGAGGGCGGACGTGATTTCGTCGAGCAGCAGCACGGATGGACGCATCGCGAGCGCTCGTGCGATGGCGACGCGCTGCTGCTGC from the Verminephrobacter eiseniae EF01-2 genome contains:
- a CDS encoding transporter substrate-binding domain-containing protein gives rise to the protein MKFKAICQCLVAVLTLLGMCFTSLAHADKLADVLKRGYLIVGTTGSSPPFGFKDEKGELQGFDVDMSRLIAKALFGDPQKVKFVLLGNEARWTALQTDQVDMVAQFATITPERLVRVGFTPRYFDTGMTVVVRKDSKIKSFADLDSADVTIATLTVPEQIDLVKRMAPNARVASFATVDQQFLALRSGRVQAFLVDLPIGMWYGATSPDARVIPGVYDGFQNYGIAYKLGELSWKQFLDGFVTDLTTGYSYVQYTVLYRKYFKINPPPQRDYKVMGAM